One region of Brachyhypopomus gauderio isolate BG-103 unplaced genomic scaffold, BGAUD_0.2 sc98, whole genome shotgun sequence genomic DNA includes:
- the LOC143496649 gene encoding uncharacterized protein LOC143496649, producing the protein MSRMTVPGSVSSMQATPEFINGIMGEKWTPGVVSAETGPVSYTVNTGSPEHWRRHADQMLDRHAEFNDSTNEDLAFPHTSEALPEMENTVSTPATHPSPEPGSVSSMQATPEFINGIMGEKWTPGVVSAETGPVSYTVNTGSPEHWRRHADQMLDRHAEFNDSTNEDLAFPHTSEALPEMENTVSTPATHPSPEPGSVSSMQATPEFINGIMGEKWTPGVVSAETGPVSYTVNTGSPEHWRRHADQMLDRHAEFNDSTNEDLAFPHTSEALPEMENTVSTPATHPSPEPGSVSSMQATPEFINGIMGEKWTPGVVSAETGPVSYTVNTGSPEHWRRHADQMLDRHAEFNDSTNEDLAFPHTSEALPEMENTVSTPATHPSPEPGSVSSMQATPEFINGIMGEKWTPGVVSAETGPVSYTVNTGSPEHWRRHADQMLDRHAEFNDSTNEDLAFPHTSEALPEMENTVSTPATHPSPEPGSVSSMQATPETTSPA; encoded by the exons atgtcacgtatgaccgtgccTGGGAGTGTGTCTTCGATGCAAGCTACTCCAGAG TTTATTAATGGGATTATGGGAGAGAAGTGGACTCCGGGAGTAGTGTCAGCTGAGACTGGTCCTGTGTCATACACGGTCAACACTGGatcaccagaacactggagacgTCATGCTGACCAGATGTTAGACAGACATGCAGAGTTCAATGATTCAACCAATGAAGACCTggcatttccacacacttcagAAGCTCTACCTGAGATGGAGAACACCGTTTCCACACCTGCTACACATCCGTCTCCTGAGCCTGGGAGTGTGTCTTCGATGCAAGCTACTCCAGAG TTTATTAATGGGATTATGGGAGAGAAGTGGACTCCGGGAGTAGTGTCAGCTGAGACTGGTCCTGTGTCATACACGGTCAACACTGGatcaccagaacactggagacgTCATGCTGACCAGATGTTAGACAGACATGCAGAGTTCAATGATTCAACCAATGAAGACCTggcatttccacacacttcagAAGCTCTACCTGAGATGGAGAACACCGTTTCCACACCTGCTACACATCCGTCTCCTGAGCCTGGGAGTGTGTCTTCGATGCAAGCTACTCCAGAG TTTATTAATGGGATTATGGGAGAGAAGTGGACTCCGGGAGTAGTGTCAGCTGAGACTGGTCCTGTGTCATACACGGTCAACACTGGatcaccagaacactggagacgTCATGCTGACCAGATGTTAGACAGACATGCAGAGTTCAATGATTCAACCAATGAAGACCTggcatttccacacacttcagAAGCTCTACCTGAGATGGAGAACACCGTTTCCACACCTGCTACACATCCGTCTCCTGAGCCTGGGAGTGTGTCTTCGATGCAAGCTACTCCAGAG TTTATTAATGGGATTATGGGAGAGAAGTGGACTCCGGGAGTAGTGTCAGCTGAGACTGGTCCTGTGTCATACACGGTCAACACTGGatcaccagaacactggagacgTCATGCTGACCAGATGTTAGACAGACATGCAGAGTTCAATGATTCAACCAATGAAGACCTggcatttccacacacttcagAAGCTCTACCTGAGATGGAGAACACCGTTTCCACACCTGCTACACATCCGTCTCCTGAGCCTGGGAGTGTGTCTTCGATGCAAGCTACTCCAGAG TTTATTAATGGGATTATGGGAGAGAAGTGGACTCCGGGAGTAGTGTCAGCTGAGACTGGTCCTGTGTCATACACGGTCAACACTGGatcaccagaacactggagacgTCATGCTGACCAGATGTTAGACAGACATGCAGAGTTCAATGATTCAACCAATGAAGACCTggcatttccacacacttcagAAGCTCTACCTGAGATGGAGAACACCGTTTCCACACCTGCTACACATCCGTCTCCTGAGCCTGGGAGTGTGTCTTCGATGCAAGCTACTCCAGAG accacgtctcctgcctga